A stretch of Methanosarcinales archaeon DNA encodes these proteins:
- the fen gene encoding flap endonuclease-1: MGVDLSDIFEKHEIELGDLAGEVIAVDAYNTLYQFLSIIRQRDGTPLKNSRGEVTSHLSGFLYRTTNLVEAGIRPIFVFDGRPPSFKAETLEARKNIREKAKQRWEEAKAAGEEELMVHAQASSRIEGGMVEDAKALLGYMGIPVVQAPSEGEAQAAHMVLSGDADFTASQDYDALVFGSPKVVRNLTVTGKRKLPRKNVYIEVKPEIMDLEEVLSALEISREQLVDIALLVGTDYNPGVKRVGPKTALKLIKKHGVVEAVLTELGERIENLQQIRDFFLYPEVSSDYQISWRSPRESEIIDLLCGKHDFSEVRVKGAIDRLIEASDAGQQTLDQWF; this comes from the coding sequence ATGGGTGTTGATCTGTCTGATATTTTTGAAAAACATGAGATAGAATTAGGGGACCTTGCCGGTGAGGTGATCGCTGTAGATGCGTACAATACCCTGTACCAGTTTCTCAGTATTATCAGGCAGCGGGACGGCACCCCGCTTAAAAATTCCAGGGGTGAGGTGACATCCCATTTATCAGGGTTTTTGTACCGTACTACGAATCTGGTTGAAGCTGGAATCAGACCGATTTTTGTTTTTGACGGCAGACCTCCCAGTTTCAAGGCCGAGACCCTGGAAGCACGAAAGAATATCCGCGAAAAGGCCAAGCAGCGCTGGGAGGAAGCAAAGGCTGCCGGAGAAGAGGAACTCATGGTCCATGCCCAGGCCTCGTCCAGAATTGAAGGCGGCATGGTGGAAGATGCAAAGGCCCTGCTGGGATATATGGGCATTCCAGTGGTGCAGGCTCCGTCTGAGGGTGAGGCCCAGGCTGCTCATATGGTGCTGTCAGGAGATGCCGACTTCACCGCTTCCCAGGACTATGATGCATTGGTGTTCGGTTCACCAAAGGTAGTGCGCAACCTGACAGTCACTGGCAAACGAAAACTGCCAAGGAAAAACGTCTATATTGAGGTAAAACCCGAGATCATGGACCTTGAAGAGGTATTGTCAGCACTTGAGATCTCCAGGGAACAATTGGTGGACATTGCATTATTAGTAGGAACAGACTACAATCCCGGGGTAAAGCGGGTTGGACCGAAGACTGCCCTGAAACTGATAAAAAAACATGGGGTTGTTGAGGCTGTGCTCACTGAACTGGGTGAAAGGATCGAAAACCTGCAGCAGATCAGGGATTTCTTTTTGTATCCTGAAGTAAGTTCAGATTACCAGATATCCTGGAGATCGCCCCGGGAATCTGAAATAATCGATCTGCTGTGTGGAAAACATGACTTTTCCGAAGTCCGGGTAAAAGGCGCCATTGATAGACTTATTGAAGCTTCTGATGCTGGCCAGCAGACCCTTGACCAGTGGTTCTGA